One genomic region from Haloterrigena gelatinilytica encodes:
- the hmgA gene encoding hydroxymethylglutaryl-CoA reductase (NADPH), whose amino-acid sequence MTDPEDLVERVRDGELRLHELEDHADHDTAAEARRLLLERETDTELEAIGDYAFPAEAAEPNIENMIGAAQVPMGVVGPVPVSGGAATGDHYLPLATTEGALLASVNRGLGVIRSAGGADARVTKNGMTRAPVFRVAGVAEAAETVEWVNENTEALAEAAESTTSHGELIDVEPYVVGDSVYLRFAYDTKDAMGMNMATIATGEACEIVEAETPADLVALSGNLCSDKKPAAINAVEGRGRSVTADAVIPGELVEERLHTTPEAIAEANTRKNLTGSAKAGSLGFNAHAANVVAAAFLATGQDEAQVVEAANAITTMDARERDDGTTDLYASVSLASLEVGTVGGGTKLPTQAEALEVLGLRGGGDPPGSNADALAEIIAVGALAGELSLLGALSSRHLASAHEDLGR is encoded by the coding sequence ATGACAGACCCCGAGGACCTCGTCGAGCGAGTCCGCGACGGCGAGTTGCGCCTGCACGAACTCGAGGACCACGCCGACCACGACACCGCGGCCGAAGCGCGCCGGCTGCTCCTCGAGCGCGAGACCGACACGGAACTCGAGGCGATCGGCGACTACGCGTTCCCCGCCGAGGCCGCGGAGCCGAACATCGAGAACATGATCGGTGCCGCGCAGGTTCCGATGGGCGTCGTCGGTCCCGTGCCGGTTTCGGGCGGTGCGGCCACCGGCGATCACTACCTGCCGCTGGCGACGACCGAAGGGGCCCTGCTGGCGTCGGTCAACCGCGGGCTCGGCGTGATTCGCTCGGCGGGCGGCGCGGACGCCCGCGTGACGAAAAACGGAATGACCCGCGCGCCGGTGTTTCGGGTGGCCGGCGTCGCCGAGGCCGCCGAGACCGTCGAGTGGGTCAACGAGAACACCGAGGCGCTGGCCGAGGCCGCCGAGTCCACGACGAGCCACGGCGAACTGATCGACGTCGAACCGTACGTCGTCGGCGACTCCGTCTACCTGCGCTTCGCCTACGACACCAAGGACGCCATGGGGATGAACATGGCCACCATCGCGACCGGCGAGGCCTGCGAGATCGTCGAGGCCGAAACCCCGGCCGACCTCGTCGCGCTCTCGGGCAACCTCTGTTCGGACAAGAAACCCGCCGCGATCAACGCCGTCGAGGGCCGCGGGCGTTCGGTGACCGCCGACGCGGTGATTCCCGGCGAACTCGTCGAGGAACGCCTCCACACGACCCCCGAGGCCATCGCCGAGGCGAACACGCGAAAGAACCTCACCGGCAGCGCCAAGGCCGGCAGTCTCGGGTTCAACGCCCACGCGGCCAACGTCGTCGCCGCCGCCTTCCTCGCGACCGGTCAGGACGAGGCCCAGGTCGTCGAGGCCGCGAACGCGATTACCACCATGGACGCTCGTGAGCGTGACGACGGCACCACCGACCTCTACGCCAGCGTCTCGCTGGCCTCCCTCGAGGTCGGCACCGTCGGCGGCGGGACGAAACTGCCGACGCAGGCCGAAGCGCTCGAGGTGCTCGGCCTCCGCGGCGGCGGCGATCCGCCGGGCTCGAACGCCGACGCTCTGGCCGAGATCATCGCCGTCGGCGCGCTGGCCGGCGAACTCTCCCTGCTCGGCGCGCTGTCCTCGCGACATTTGGCGAGCGCCCACGAGGACCTCGGCCGGTGA
- a CDS encoding cupin domain-containing protein, with product MERVSIDDCEPSEAADGVHLALLAGTDSMNVQHFEIEPGATVDEHSHPHDQTGYIAQGELTFLVEGEETVCGPGDSYAIPGDQPHAAENRGDETVRGVDIFSPPRENPSWQED from the coding sequence ATGGAACGCGTTTCGATCGACGACTGCGAGCCGTCGGAAGCCGCCGACGGCGTCCACCTGGCGCTGCTGGCCGGCACCGACTCGATGAACGTCCAGCACTTCGAGATCGAACCCGGCGCGACCGTCGACGAGCACAGCCACCCCCACGACCAGACGGGCTACATCGCGCAGGGCGAACTCACGTTTCTCGTCGAGGGAGAGGAGACCGTCTGCGGGCCCGGCGACTCCTACGCAATTCCGGGCGATCAGCCCCACGCGGCCGAGAACCGCGGCGACGAGACCGTCCGCGGCGTCGACATCTTCAGCCCGCCGCGGGAAAATCCGAGCTGGCAGGAGGACTGA
- a CDS encoding GNAT family N-acetyltransferase has product MDDTDDLEVRVADTERTREDAFTVRQTVFVEEQGVDEELEYDEHDETATHFVAYDGDEPVGAARLREYADGVGKIERVAVLESRREDGVGRAVMTAVEDRARADGLESLKLHSQTRAAGFYRSLGYERYGEEFEEAGIPHVEMRKSLGESE; this is encoded by the coding sequence ATGGACGACACGGACGACCTCGAAGTGCGCGTCGCCGACACCGAACGCACGCGCGAGGACGCCTTCACCGTCCGGCAGACGGTGTTCGTCGAGGAACAGGGCGTCGACGAGGAACTCGAGTACGACGAACACGACGAGACCGCGACGCACTTCGTCGCCTACGACGGCGACGAGCCGGTCGGCGCCGCCCGCCTCCGGGAGTACGCGGACGGCGTCGGCAAGATCGAACGCGTCGCCGTCCTCGAGTCCCGCCGGGAGGACGGCGTCGGTCGCGCGGTGATGACCGCCGTCGAAGACCGGGCTCGAGCGGACGGCCTCGAGTCGTTGAAACTGCATTCGCAAACGCGGGCGGCCGGCTTCTACCGCAGTCTGGGCTACGAACGGTACGGCGAGGAGTTCGAGGAGGCCGGGATCCCCCACGTCGAGATGCGGAAATCGCTCGGAGAGTCGGAGTAG
- a CDS encoding NRAMP family divalent metal transporter, producing the protein MATESQSSNSRGIGRIGTHLERLGPTWLAGAIAAGPATMGSLLVAGASFEYALLWVVVLSAILGTVGQYLAMRLGLLTEAGIVSVAERHLGSFWAWALVVDAVLAAGLAQIVIMKTLASVSATIAAEAGVGVAALTDPRLWGVAWAVLLALGLAGGGYRFAEVGAKVLVSIVVVAFLAAAFVAPIDPGAAATGLVPAIPAGVDGALVAAGILGGAVHITLLTMQSYTMRARGWTVRDADTALVDVASSMLLAFGAFSLAVFLVAASVLPSAGVDPATIDGVGAAQTLGPVAGEYATWVFLAGLLGAAVSTLGGNTIVPPYLLADKLGWERSTDDGRYRAAIAGFALVSAVGAFLGGTFFQLLVLTLAFGLVGTPFAIAVLLVLLNDPDVVPETNSLPANVGGLALFAVAAVLAGEFVQGELETVTEPASAFVVVFAAAMALAIVGLAGKYGRERLAA; encoded by the coding sequence ATGGCAACCGAGTCGCAGTCATCGAACTCTCGGGGAATCGGACGCATCGGGACGCATCTCGAGCGATTGGGCCCGACGTGGCTCGCCGGCGCGATCGCGGCGGGGCCCGCGACGATGGGCAGCCTGCTGGTCGCGGGGGCGAGTTTCGAGTACGCGCTGCTGTGGGTCGTCGTCCTCTCGGCGATCCTCGGCACCGTCGGTCAGTACCTCGCGATGCGGCTGGGGCTGCTCACCGAGGCGGGGATCGTCTCGGTCGCCGAGCGACACCTCGGCTCGTTCTGGGCGTGGGCGCTCGTCGTCGACGCCGTGCTCGCCGCGGGGTTAGCCCAGATCGTGATCATGAAGACGCTCGCGTCGGTCAGCGCGACGATAGCCGCCGAAGCGGGCGTCGGCGTCGCCGCGCTGACCGATCCGCGCCTCTGGGGAGTCGCGTGGGCCGTCCTCCTCGCGCTGGGCCTCGCGGGCGGCGGCTACCGCTTCGCTGAGGTCGGGGCCAAGGTGCTCGTCTCGATCGTCGTCGTCGCGTTCCTCGCGGCCGCGTTCGTCGCGCCGATCGATCCCGGTGCGGCGGCGACCGGGCTCGTCCCCGCGATTCCGGCCGGCGTCGACGGCGCGCTCGTCGCTGCAGGGATCCTCGGCGGCGCGGTCCACATCACGCTGCTGACGATGCAGAGCTACACGATGCGCGCCCGCGGCTGGACCGTCCGCGACGCGGACACCGCGCTCGTCGACGTCGCGAGTTCGATGCTCCTCGCCTTCGGCGCCTTCAGCCTCGCAGTCTTTCTCGTCGCGGCGAGCGTCCTCCCCTCGGCCGGCGTCGATCCCGCGACGATCGACGGCGTGGGCGCCGCGCAGACGCTGGGTCCGGTCGCCGGCGAGTACGCCACCTGGGTGTTCCTCGCCGGCCTCCTCGGGGCCGCGGTGTCGACCCTCGGCGGGAACACGATCGTCCCGCCGTACCTGCTCGCGGACAAACTCGGCTGGGAGCGCTCCACCGACGACGGCCGCTACCGGGCCGCGATCGCCGGCTTCGCGCTCGTCTCCGCCGTCGGCGCCTTCCTCGGCGGGACGTTCTTCCAGCTGCTCGTGCTCACGCTGGCGTTCGGGCTCGTCGGGACGCCCTTCGCCATCGCCGTGCTCCTCGTGCTCCTGAACGACCCCGACGTCGTCCCCGAGACGAACTCGCTGCCAGCGAACGTCGGCGGACTCGCGCTGTTCGCCGTCGCCGCCGTCCTCGCGGGCGAGTTCGTCCAGGGCGAACTCGAGACGGTTACCGAACCGGCCTCGGCCTTCGTCGTCGTCTTCGCCGCCGCGATGGCGCTGGCGATCGTCGGCCTGGCCGGTAAGTACGGTCGCGAGCGACTCGCGGCGTAG
- a CDS encoding NUDIX domain-containing protein, protein MSPTLEPEPLCERDDVDVQTETRTLTRTEFETARDVANHLTLGVANDAGEVLLVADGVRGWTLPGAPVGPDEDWDAVARRALESLTGVDVGIAEPVRVRRVEFERDGDADRQRTTYDVLARTASVPGRPVADEPTVAGEDVTDLVWLDRVPEDASGAIATDIEAVLERSAE, encoded by the coding sequence ATGAGTCCGACCCTCGAGCCCGAACCCCTCTGCGAGCGCGACGACGTCGACGTGCAGACCGAGACGCGGACGCTCACTCGAACGGAGTTCGAGACCGCCCGCGACGTAGCGAACCACCTGACCCTCGGCGTCGCGAACGACGCGGGCGAGGTGTTGCTGGTCGCCGACGGCGTCCGCGGCTGGACGCTGCCCGGCGCGCCGGTCGGTCCGGACGAAGACTGGGACGCCGTCGCCCGTCGCGCCCTCGAGTCGCTGACCGGCGTCGACGTCGGCATCGCCGAGCCCGTGCGCGTCCGGCGGGTCGAGTTCGAGCGGGACGGCGACGCGGATCGCCAGCGGACGACCTACGACGTGCTCGCCCGGACGGCGTCGGTTCCGGGCCGGCCGGTCGCCGACGAGCCGACGGTCGCCGGGGAGGACGTGACGGACCTCGTCTGGCTCGACCGCGTCCCCGAGGACGCGTCCGGCGCGATCGCGACCGACATCGAGGCGGTCCTCGAGCGGTCGGCGGAGTAG
- a CDS encoding alpha/beta hydrolase — protein sequence MTDDRDPSATPRRAFLAGTVGTALVGTAASAVGDEGNAGKNGRKHRTGCNGRRSGADARLPTAHDLTMDDGHRLRVWERTTVDDPEEAVIFVHGSTYGAVSMFDPPLGDEFGWLPSAAAQGQATFAPDMRGYGHSEPPAEYDEPPEANAPPLSFEREALDILEVTRWLRDERGFDRVHYVGLSGGTWRGRAVYEVGDPDYATVTLAGGSFGTLEIGADPEGPAYATQERSAFVERWNAELPEGADRDYWIGGAEYTADEVQAAVWRAIYETNQAVDDGEASETPREGGETADEETIIAPLVRQESEYHPRQIDDPTLVIRASSDGIISREGALNLYDAVGATDDRKRYVEIAGGTHFVFLERERREFFDAVHHFQTRY from the coding sequence ATGACGGACGATCGCGATCCATCGGCGACGCCCAGACGAGCGTTTCTCGCGGGGACCGTGGGAACGGCACTGGTCGGAACCGCCGCGAGCGCAGTCGGAGACGAGGGAAACGCCGGCAAGAACGGACGGAAGCACCGTACCGGCTGTAACGGACGGCGAAGCGGCGCCGACGCGCGGCTGCCGACCGCCCACGATCTGACGATGGACGACGGCCACCGCCTTCGGGTCTGGGAGCGGACGACCGTCGACGACCCCGAGGAGGCCGTCATCTTCGTCCACGGCTCGACCTACGGCGCCGTCTCGATGTTCGATCCGCCCCTCGGCGACGAGTTCGGCTGGCTTCCCTCCGCCGCGGCGCAGGGTCAGGCCACGTTCGCCCCCGACATGCGCGGCTACGGCCACAGCGAACCGCCCGCCGAGTACGACGAGCCGCCGGAGGCGAACGCGCCGCCGCTGTCGTTCGAACGCGAGGCGCTTGACATCCTCGAGGTGACCCGCTGGCTCCGGGACGAGCGGGGCTTCGATCGCGTCCACTACGTCGGCCTCTCCGGCGGGACCTGGCGCGGCCGCGCGGTGTACGAAGTCGGCGACCCCGACTACGCGACGGTCACGCTCGCGGGCGGCTCGTTCGGGACGCTCGAGATCGGCGCCGATCCCGAGGGGCCCGCGTACGCGACCCAGGAGCGCTCTGCGTTCGTCGAGCGCTGGAACGCGGAACTCCCCGAAGGCGCCGACCGCGACTACTGGATCGGCGGCGCGGAGTACACCGCCGACGAGGTCCAGGCCGCGGTCTGGCGGGCGATCTACGAGACGAACCAGGCGGTCGACGACGGCGAGGCGTCGGAGACGCCTCGAGAGGGCGGTGAAACCGCCGACGAGGAGACGATCATCGCTCCGCTGGTCCGCCAGGAAAGCGAGTACCACCCGCGGCAGATCGACGATCCGACGCTCGTGATCCGCGCCTCGAGTGACGGCATCATCTCCCGGGAGGGAGCGCTGAACCTGTACGACGCCGTCGGCGCGACCGACGACCGGAAGCGGTACGTCGAGATCGCCGGCGGGACGCACTTCGTCTTCCTCGAGCGCGAGCGCCGGGAGTTCTTCGATGCGGTGCATCACTTCCAGACGCGGTACTGA
- a CDS encoding helix-turn-helix domain-containing protein, with the protein MQGRRLHRRSALPRRGRRPELGTGLRPDARPAEDARHRYERGYFEDPRDSSVEDLADALGVSSSAVSGRLRRGLKALIENSLVR; encoded by the coding sequence ATCCAAGGACGTCGACTTCACCGTCGATCGGCTCTACCACGCCGAGGACGGCGACCGGAGCTCGGGACAGGGCTACGGCCTGACGCCCGTCCAGCGGAAGACGCTCGTCACCGCTACGAACGCGGCTACTTCGAGGATCCGCGGGATTCCTCGGTCGAGGACCTCGCGGACGCGCTCGGCGTCTCCTCGTCGGCCGTCAGCGGTCGCCTCCGCCGCGGGTTGAAGGCACTGATAGAGAACTCGCTCGTCCGATGA
- a CDS encoding sensor histidine kinase: MSAEPHADVSDPSTVESERGSSASFRLSSHQFRLTWIVAGLFVLGSIGLMRLAGPRGTLLFSNVVLVASAAGAAVALGLLARRSEPPDALGWGLTAVGTGLFATGEFAWMCYELWLGGVPFPGVPDLFYLADYLFLGAGLLVLAASQHRLGSILRIALDGFLVAAALLAISWQFVLAPILAHGAAGGATLWLSAAYPSLDIVLAAVAFVVAAHARGSRRVPITLFAAGNLVWAFADSAFAYLSITGGYIYSEFDVIWLAGNLIVALAALHPSAATPPPAVDRRRYAFRETVAPYAPFLLSMAVTGYAALTGTLDPVGLALGALVLLALVARQTYVFFDAAALSRCLERNEETLSRRNEELLLLNRIVRHDIRNDMAVVLGWGEELNGRLDDEDERAMLERMLGTTRHTIELTETLQAFTELWDDAGDHGAEPVSLETTLTETLERRREAYADAEFVVDGSIPAATVSAGPLLSTVFRNLLNNAVQHNDAVEPRVVITADVGPETATVRIADNGPGVPPDRRDALFGRGEKGLESEGSGVGLYLVDTLVSQYGGDVWIGSSELGGAAFVVELQRYRE; encoded by the coding sequence ATGAGCGCCGAGCCACACGCCGACGTCTCCGATCCCTCGACCGTCGAGTCGGAACGCGGGTCGAGCGCGTCGTTCCGATTGAGTTCCCACCAGTTCCGACTGACGTGGATCGTCGCGGGACTGTTCGTCCTCGGATCGATCGGCTTGATGCGCCTGGCGGGCCCCCGTGGGACTCTCCTCTTCTCGAACGTCGTCCTCGTCGCCAGCGCGGCCGGGGCCGCCGTCGCGCTGGGGCTGCTGGCCCGCCGGAGCGAGCCGCCGGACGCGCTCGGCTGGGGACTCACCGCGGTCGGTACCGGCCTGTTCGCGACCGGCGAGTTCGCGTGGATGTGCTACGAACTGTGGCTGGGCGGCGTTCCGTTCCCCGGCGTGCCGGACCTCTTCTATCTCGCCGACTACCTCTTTCTCGGGGCCGGACTGCTGGTGCTCGCCGCGTCCCAACACCGCCTGGGTTCGATCCTCCGCATCGCCCTCGACGGGTTCCTCGTCGCGGCCGCCTTGCTCGCGATCAGTTGGCAGTTCGTGCTCGCTCCGATCCTGGCCCACGGCGCCGCTGGCGGCGCGACGCTGTGGTTGTCCGCCGCGTACCCGTCGCTCGACATCGTCCTCGCCGCGGTCGCGTTCGTCGTCGCGGCCCACGCCCGCGGATCGCGGCGCGTCCCGATCACGCTCTTCGCCGCGGGCAACCTCGTCTGGGCGTTCGCCGACAGCGCGTTCGCCTACCTGTCGATCACGGGCGGCTACATCTACAGCGAGTTCGACGTGATCTGGCTCGCCGGCAATCTGATCGTCGCGCTCGCCGCGCTCCACCCGTCGGCGGCGACGCCCCCGCCCGCGGTCGATCGACGACGGTACGCGTTCCGGGAGACGGTCGCCCCCTACGCCCCGTTCCTCCTCTCGATGGCCGTCACCGGCTACGCCGCCTTGACCGGGACGCTCGACCCGGTCGGGCTCGCGCTCGGCGCGCTCGTGTTGCTCGCGCTCGTCGCTCGGCAAACCTACGTCTTCTTCGACGCGGCGGCGTTGAGCCGATGCCTCGAGCGCAACGAGGAGACGCTGTCCCGCCGCAACGAGGAGTTGCTGCTCCTGAACCGGATCGTCCGCCACGACATCCGCAACGACATGGCGGTCGTCCTCGGCTGGGGTGAGGAACTGAACGGCCGCCTCGACGACGAAGACGAGCGCGCGATGCTCGAGCGAATGCTGGGCACGACGCGGCACACGATCGAACTCACCGAGACGCTCCAGGCGTTCACCGAACTCTGGGACGACGCCGGCGACCACGGCGCGGAACCGGTCTCGCTCGAGACGACGCTCACCGAGACGCTCGAGCGGCGACGCGAGGCGTACGCCGACGCCGAGTTCGTCGTCGACGGATCGATTCCGGCGGCGACCGTCAGCGCCGGGCCGCTCCTGTCGACCGTGTTCAGGAACCTCCTGAACAACGCGGTCCAGCACAACGACGCGGTCGAGCCGCGCGTCGTCATCACCGCCGACGTCGGGCCGGAGACGGCTACCGTCCGCATCGCCGATAACGGCCCGGGCGTTCCGCCCGACCGACGCGACGCCCTCTTCGGCCGCGGCGAGAAGGGCCTCGAGAGCGAGGGCTCGGGAGTCGGTCTCTACCTCGTCGACACGCTCGTCTCGCAGTACGGCGGCGACGTGTGGATCGGATCGAGCGAACTGGGCGGGGCCGCCTTCGTCGTCGAACTGCAGCGCTATCGGGAGTGA
- a CDS encoding HD domain-containing protein — MSRELGALARELSIPYYEAALPAHDSFHANRVRDLSIRLADECEGTVDRDVLSAAAWLHDVGRPLERTGEIDDHDEWGANEAADLLAAEDVSPDRIAAVERCVRAHSIRASSPEPETLEAKLLFDADKLDATGAVGIVRLACIVGERSGRTGEKHAVIDDSSVQRPATADRPDVSLLREWARERLDELYTDPGRRLGASRWEFTESFFARFADELGVEGER, encoded by the coding sequence ATGAGCCGGGAATTAGGCGCGCTCGCTCGAGAGCTGTCGATTCCGTACTACGAAGCCGCCCTCCCCGCACACGATAGCTTCCACGCCAATCGCGTCCGCGATCTCTCGATTCGATTAGCGGACGAGTGCGAGGGCACCGTCGATCGAGACGTGCTGTCGGCGGCCGCGTGGCTGCACGACGTCGGGCGTCCGCTGGAGCGAACGGGCGAGATCGACGATCACGACGAATGGGGTGCGAACGAAGCGGCGGACCTGCTCGCGGCCGAAGACGTCTCGCCCGACCGAATCGCCGCGGTCGAACGCTGCGTTCGGGCGCACAGTATTCGGGCTAGCTCTCCGGAGCCCGAAACCCTCGAGGCGAAGTTGCTCTTCGACGCGGACAAGTTGGACGCGACCGGCGCGGTCGGGATCGTCCGGCTGGCCTGTATCGTCGGCGAGCGATCGGGTCGAACGGGCGAGAAACACGCAGTGATCGACGACTCGTCGGTCCAGCGGCCGGCGACGGCGGACCGTCCGGACGTTTCGCTCCTCCGCGAGTGGGCGAGAGAGCGGCTGGACGAGTTGTACACGGACCCCGGCCGTCGTCTCGGAGCGTCCCGCTGGGAGTTCACGGAGTCGTTTTTCGCCCGCTTCGCCGACGAACTCGGGGTCGAGGGAGAACGGTAA
- a CDS encoding SDR family oxidoreductase: MPALADDVIVVTGASRGLGRAMVERFSDEGARVVLTARDEERMDEIATDLPGESLVVPADVRDADAVERAVARTIEEFDRVDTLVNNAGVSLLGMYDGRNRLEEISEEDWDTVLEVNLKGVFLFTRAVLPHMYERESGNIVNVSSGLGRHSIAGAGPYVSSKWGLEGLTRTTALEAEDRGVNANAVDPGGRVDTAIWDHLPDDEREEILDPDVMNDAAVLLAAQGPDGVSGESMPAEEWEQRLG, encoded by the coding sequence ATGCCAGCGTTAGCAGACGACGTCATCGTCGTCACGGGCGCGAGCCGCGGCCTCGGCCGCGCGATGGTCGAACGCTTTTCCGACGAGGGCGCACGCGTCGTCCTCACCGCCCGCGACGAGGAACGGATGGACGAGATCGCTACCGACCTGCCCGGCGAGTCGCTCGTCGTCCCCGCGGACGTTCGGGACGCCGACGCCGTCGAGCGGGCCGTCGCCCGCACGATCGAGGAATTCGACCGCGTCGACACGCTGGTCAACAACGCCGGCGTCAGTTTGCTCGGGATGTACGACGGGCGAAACCGGCTCGAGGAGATCAGCGAAGAGGATTGGGACACCGTCCTCGAGGTCAACTTGAAGGGCGTCTTTCTCTTCACCCGCGCGGTCCTTCCGCACATGTACGAGCGGGAGAGCGGCAATATCGTCAACGTCTCCTCGGGACTCGGCCGCCACTCCATCGCCGGCGCGGGCCCCTACGTCAGTTCGAAGTGGGGCCTCGAGGGACTTACGCGAACGACGGCACTCGAGGCCGAGGATCGCGGCGTCAACGCCAACGCCGTCGATCCGGGCGGTCGGGTCGACACCGCTATCTGGGACCACCTGCCCGACGACGAGCGCGAGGAGATCCTCGATCCCGACGTGATGAACGACGCCGCCGTGCTCCTCGCGGCGCAGGGGCCCGACGGCGTCAGCGGCGAGTCGATGCCCGCCGAGGAGTGGGAGCAGCGGCTCGGCTAG
- a CDS encoding DUF5817 domain-containing protein, producing the protein MYAVVGCSECSNLWIIEGRSETTQCPRCGARKAYEKRKKFVETDDAGHARDVRASMLANRQGEGEAFAELDSFNALEDQVADGVVDDDEYLEESGLDVDEVSAAGERDPRGPTRSGSKKEIVERALADLERPTEDEIVDYAGERGVSAEYVQDALEKLVRRGEVSESRGRYRRL; encoded by the coding sequence ATGTACGCCGTCGTCGGCTGTAGCGAGTGTTCGAACCTCTGGATCATCGAGGGTCGCTCCGAGACGACCCAGTGTCCCCGCTGCGGCGCGCGGAAGGCCTACGAGAAGCGCAAGAAGTTCGTCGAGACCGACGACGCCGGCCACGCCCGCGACGTCCGCGCCTCGATGCTCGCGAACCGGCAGGGCGAGGGCGAGGCGTTCGCCGAACTGGACTCCTTTAACGCCCTCGAGGACCAGGTCGCCGACGGCGTCGTCGACGACGACGAGTACCTCGAGGAATCCGGCCTCGACGTCGACGAGGTCTCGGCCGCCGGCGAGCGCGACCCGCGGGGCCCGACTCGCAGCGGCAGCAAGAAGGAGATCGTCGAACGGGCGCTCGCGGACCTGGAGCGGCCGACCGAGGACGAGATCGTCGACTACGCCGGCGAACGCGGCGTCTCAGCGGAGTACGTACAGGACGCACTCGAGAAACTCGTCCGCCGCGGCGAGGTGAGCGAGAGCCGCGGTCGGTATCGACGGCTGTAG
- a CDS encoding amidohydrolase encodes MTDAADRLLVNAAVHTLGEPDVVHEAVAVRDGEIVRLGDSYEVSFLEGVETDVIDCEGRTVLPGFIDAHTHMEQFGQHLVHADLSAATSLGDCLETLSAHADDEPEREWILGFGYDESEWEASRNRPLTRAELDRVSEERPVVAMRVDLHTASLNSVALERLADDLPASDLRRSGGEPTGVAVEDAAEAVRRELTAGREEMREVLAAATDRAVESGVTGVHDKVRGSVAPRVYRDMAADGDLPLRVRIDYWSDHLEALEEVGLATNAGSDRVRTGAIKSFSDGSFGSRTARLREPYADAGADGANAAHDAEGGDDRGQWVVAPEDLAALVERADGGGYQVCVHAIGDAAIEETLSALESTTDPAGRRHRIEHAELATDDQLERMAEAGIVASMQPNFHRWADEGGLYDRRLGRERRDRTNRFRRVLEAGVPLAFGSDCMPLDPLLGVHHAVNAPTEAQRLSVTEALRAYTRGGAYAGFDEDRFGTVEVGKRADLVVLEASPWERAERIDEIDVAMTVVDGEIVFDGFDG; translated from the coding sequence ATGACCGACGCCGCCGACCGCCTGCTCGTGAACGCGGCGGTCCACACCCTCGGCGAGCCCGACGTCGTCCACGAGGCGGTCGCCGTCCGCGACGGCGAGATCGTCCGCCTCGGGGATAGCTACGAGGTCTCGTTCCTCGAGGGGGTCGAGACCGACGTGATCGACTGCGAGGGCCGGACCGTCCTGCCGGGCTTTATCGACGCCCACACGCACATGGAACAGTTCGGACAGCACCTCGTCCACGCCGATCTCTCGGCCGCGACGAGTCTCGGAGACTGCCTCGAGACGCTGTCGGCCCACGCCGACGACGAACCGGAGCGGGAGTGGATTCTCGGCTTCGGCTACGACGAGAGCGAGTGGGAGGCGTCGCGGAACCGCCCGCTCACGCGGGCGGAACTCGACCGCGTCAGCGAGGAGCGGCCCGTCGTCGCGATGCGCGTCGATCTGCACACCGCCTCGCTGAACTCGGTCGCCCTCGAGCGGCTCGCGGACGACCTCCCCGCGTCCGATCTGCGGCGGTCGGGCGGCGAGCCGACCGGCGTCGCCGTCGAGGACGCCGCCGAGGCCGTCCGCCGGGAGCTGACGGCCGGGCGAGAGGAGATGCGCGAGGTCCTCGCCGCGGCGACCGACCGCGCGGTCGAGTCGGGCGTCACCGGCGTCCACGACAAGGTCCGCGGCTCGGTCGCGCCCCGGGTCTACCGCGACATGGCCGCCGACGGCGACCTGCCCCTTCGCGTTCGGATCGACTACTGGAGCGACCACCTCGAGGCGCTCGAGGAAGTCGGGCTGGCGACGAACGCGGGCAGCGACCGCGTCCGGACGGGCGCGATCAAGTCCTTCTCCGACGGGAGTTTCGGGAGTCGAACGGCGCGGCTCCGGGAGCCGTACGCCGACGCCGGTGCGGACGGAGCGAACGCAGCGCACGACGCGGAGGGGGGCGACGACCGCGGCCAGTGGGTCGTCGCCCCCGAGGACCTCGCCGCGCTGGTCGAGCGCGCCGACGGCGGCGGGTATCAGGTCTGCGTCCACGCCATCGGCGACGCGGCGATCGAGGAGACGCTGTCGGCCCTCGAGTCGACGACCGACCCCGCCGGCCGTCGCCACCGGATCGAGCACGCGGAGCTGGCGACCGACGACCAGCTCGAGCGCATGGCCGAGGCCGGAATCGTCGCGTCGATGCAGCCGAACTTCCACCGCTGGGCGGACGAGGGCGGCCTCTACGATCGGCGGCTGGGACGCGAGCGGCGGGATCGTACCAATCGATTCCGGCGGGTGCTCGAGGCCGGCGTCCCGCTCGCGTTCGGCTCGGACTGCATGCCGCTGGATCCGCTGCTCGGCGTCCATCACGCGGTCAACGCGCCGACTGAAGCACAGCGACTGTCGGTCACCGAGGCGCTGCGGGCCTACACGCGCGGCGGGGCCTACGCCGGCTTCGACGAGGATCGTTTCGGAACCGTCGAGGTCGGGAAGCGGGCGGATCTGGTGGTCCTCGAGGCGTCGCCGTGGGAACGGGCGGAGCGAATCGACGAGATCGACGTGGCGATGACGGTGGTCGACGGCGAGATCGTCTTCGACGGGTTCGACGGCTGA